The following are encoded together in the Brassica napus cultivar Da-Ae chromosome A9, Da-Ae, whole genome shotgun sequence genome:
- the LOC106368841 gene encoding xyloglucan galactosyltransferase MUR3-like, which produces MVPRVAMRRRAAEVPPTEPTEKGNGKSHTNRICLLVSLSLLFWALLLYFHFVVIGSSTNIENQIHLQPQPQPSSSSTSLPVPKFDPPKEKDPLDKPILATTSTFKPPGTAEKQEFPFVRALKTVDNKSDPCGGKYIYVHDLPSRFNEDMLRDCKKLSLWTNMCKFTTNAGLGPPLENIEGVFSDEGWYATNQFAVDVIFSNRMKQYKCLTNDSSLAAAIFVPFYAGFDVARYLWGYNISTRDAASLDLVDWLTQRPEWEIMRGKDHFLVAGRITWDFRRLSEEENDWGNKLLFLPAAKNMSMLVVESSPWNANDFGIPYPTYFHPAKDSEVFDWQERMRNLDRKWLFSFAGAPRPDNPKSIRGQIIDQCRNSNVGKLLECDFGESKCHSPSSIMQMFQGSLFCLQPQGDSYTRRSAFDSMLAGCIPVFFHPGSAYTQYTWHLPKNYSTYSVFIPEDDIRKRNMSIEERLLRIPPEQVKTMRENVISLIPGLIYADPRSELETLKDAFDVSVQAVIDKVTRLRKNMIEGRTEYDNFVEENSWKYALLEDGQREAGGHVWDPFFSKPKPGEDSGNDGNGGTTISADAAKNSWKSEQRDKTQ; this is translated from the coding sequence atggtTCCGAGGGTTGCTATGAGGCGTCGCGCTGCTGAAGTCCCTCCTACAGAGCCGACTGAGAAGGGAAACGGGAAGAGTCATACAAATAGAATATGTCTGTTAGTGTCCTTATCACTCTTATTCTGGGCATTGCTCTTGTACTTCCATTTCGTTGTCATCGGGAGCAGCACTAACATCGAGAATCAGATCCATTTGCAACCCCAACCtcaaccatcatcatcatcaacctcTCTTCCGGTACCCAAGTTCGATCCTCCCAAAGAGAAAGATCCTTTAGATAAGCCTATACTGGCCACCACTTCCacttttaagcctcctggaactGCCGAGAAACAGGAGTTTCCGTTCGTGAGAGCCTTGAAGACAGTAGACAACAAAAGCGATCCCTGTGGAGGGAAGTACATCTACGTCCACGATCTCCCCTCCAGGTTCAACGAGGACATGCTTCGAGACTGCAAGAAGCTTAGTCTCTGGACCAACATGTGCAAGTTCACCACCAACGCCGGCCTCGGCCCTCCCTTGGAGAACATCGAGGGCGTCTTCTCCGACGAAGGCTGGTACGCCACCAATCAGTTCGCCGTCGACGTCATCTTCAGCAACCGGATGAAGCAGTACAAATGCCTGACCAACGACTCTTCCCTCGCCGCCGCCATCTTCGTCCCCTTCTACGCTGGCTTCGACGTCGCCAGGTACCTCTGGGGGTACAACATCTCCACCAGGGACGCTGCGTCTCTCGACCTGGTCGATTGGCTCACGCAGCGCCCCGAGTGGGAGATCATGAGAGGGAAAGATCATTTCCTCGTGGCGGGTAGGATCACTTGGGACTTCAGGAGGttgtccgaagaagaaaacgactGGGGGAACAAGCTTCTCTTCCTCCCAGCTGCCAAGAACATGTCTATGCTCGTGGTCGAGTCCAGCCCCTGGAACGCGAACGACTTCGGGATCCCTTACCCGACCTACTTCCATCCCGCGAAGGACTCTGAGGTGTTTGACTGGCAAGAGCGGATGAGAAACTTGGACAGGAAGTGGCTGTTCTCGTTCGCTGGAGCCCCGCGGCCCGACAACCCCAAGTCCATCCGAGGGCAGATCATCGACCAGTGCAGAAACTCAAACGTCGGGAAGCTCTTGGAGTGCGACTTCGGGGAGAGCAAATGCCACTCCCCGAGCAGCATTATGCAAATGTTTCAAGGCTCTCTCTTCTGTCTGCAGCCCCAGGGAGACTCCTACACTCGCAGATCGGCTTTCGACTCCATGCTCGCCGGCTGCATACCCGTCTTCTTCCACCCGGGGTCAGCCTACACTCAGTACACGTGGCATCTACCCAAGAACTACTCGACATACTCGGTGTTCATCCCCGAGGACGATATCCGGAAGAGAAACATGAGCATCGAGGAGCGGCTCCTCCGGATACCTCCAGAGCAGGTCAAGACCATGAGGGAAAACGTCATAAGCCTCATCCCGGGGCTGATCTACGCAGACCCGAGATCAGAGCTGGAGACGCTGAAGGATGCGTTCGATGTGTCGGTGCAGGCAGTAATAGACAAGGTGACTCGGTTGAGGAAGAATATGATCGAGGGTCGAACCGAGTATGACAACTTCGTGGAGGAGAATAGCTGGAAGTATGCGTTGCTGGAGGATGGGCAGAGGGAAGCCGGGGGACACGTGTGGGACCCGTTCTTCTCGAAACCGAAGCCTGGAGAAGATAGCGGAAACGATGGCAATGGAGGGACGACCATTTCGGCAGATGCAGCTAAGAATTCATGGAAGAGTGAACAGAGAGATAAGACGCAATAA
- the LOC106365250 gene encoding myb family transcription factor PHL4-like has protein sequence METRNLAHTSSSIPPPDIPFNSQQHNHLLSEAAGHIYSNDLPNAAAASMVSHEQQHIGSTDTPFIPEILDWDHHLLDLPLDFSPIQMEEEDGGILPSDENPIMSPYWNDLILDTSSTSASKLVHESTMQPQVPLQQPPSPCVELPPLVRTVSSNSNDNTSAAAKGRMRWTPELHEAFVEAVNHLGGMNNAKPKAVLKHMKVQGLTIYHVKSHLQKYRTARYVPEPSQGSQETKLTPLEHVTSLDTKRGIDITEALRIQMEVQKQLHEQLEVQRKMQLRIEEQGKVLLMMFEKQNMDFCKPDQEDKASEKTTPESCSEEADSPRPKRPRNNE, from the exons ATGGAGACTCGCAACCTTGCACACACTTCTTCTTCGATACCACCACCAGACATTCCCTTCAATTCACAACAACACAATCATTTGCTCTCCGAAGCAGCTGGTCACATTTATTCTAACGATCTCCCTAACGCTGCTGCTGCTTCCATGGTGTCTCATGAACAACAACACATCGGAAGCACTGACACACCTTTCATCCCTGAGATTTTGGACTGGGATCACCACCTTCTTGATTTGCCTTTGGACTTTTCACCCATTCAAATGGAGGAGGAGGATGGTGGCATCCTGCCATCTGATGAGAATCCTATCATGTCTCCTTACTGGAACGATCTTATCCTTGACACAAGTTCTACCTCAGCTTCCAAGCTT GTCCATGAATCAACTATGCAACCCCAAGTTCCCCTGCAGCAGCCGCCTTCTCCTTGTGTTGAATTGCCACCTCTTGTTAGGACAGTATCCTCAAACAGCAACGACAACACCAGTGCTGCAGCTAAGGGACGTATGCGTTGGACCCCTGAACTTCATGAAGCTTTTGTTGAGGCTGTTAACCACCTTGGTGGCATGAACA ACGCAAAACCCAAGGCCGTGCTGAAGCATATGAAAGTCCAAGGCTTGACTATTTATCATGTCAAAAGTCATTTACAG AAATATAGGACAGCTAGATATGTACCAGAACCATCACAAG GCTCGCAAGAGACGAAGTTGACACCGCTTGAGCATGTTACATCTCTTGATACGAAACG TGGGATAGATATAACTGAGGCGCTGCGTATTCAGATGGAAGTTCAGAAGCAACTTCATGAGCAGCTCGAG GTTCAAAGAAAGATGCAACTTCGGATAGAAGAACAGGGAAAGGTCCTGCTCATGATGTTTGAAAAGCAAAATATGGATTTTTGCAAACCGGACCAAGAAGACAAAGCAAGTGAGAAAACAACGCCTGAAAGCTGTTCAGAGGAGGCAGATTCTCCACGACCAAAGCGTCCGAGAAACAATGAATGA
- the LOC106365251 gene encoding CRIB domain-containing protein RIC6 isoform X2, with protein MQFTMSSSSMKSLLKGLRYISQVFESGKEEEEEIEIGNPTDVKHVAHIGWDGPSATPASAPSWMNEFKDGAGLESEQGGGEDDSSARCMSECGGRTRDLPKLPKSTRKAASEKGSPTREISSDKTKRRSSKKGTTSSSRRPKEVSEPNEFSSWSSPGTGSLPEVPKKSRRKKKTKETGGGSTRSIGRSDVDNMSETGSVRSMPQFDNRDDF; from the exons ATGCAATTTACAATGTCAAGCTCAAGTATGAAAAGCCTATTGAAAGGCCTCCGGTACATTTCTCAAGTATTTG AAagtggaaaagaagaagaagaagagatagagATAGGGAATCCAACGGACGTAAAGCATGTCGCCCATATTGGTTGGGATGGACCATCCGCTACTCCTGCCTCCGCACCAAGCTGG ATGAACGAGTTCAAAGATGGTGCTGGATTAGAATCTGAACAAGGAGGCGGAGAAGATGATTCCTCCGCGAGATGTATGTCGGAATGTGGCGGTCGGACCAGAGATTTACCAAAATTACCAAAATCTACGAGGAAAGCAGCTTCCGAGAAAGGTTCTCCAACAAGAGAAATATCATCGGACAAAACTAAACGTCGGTCGTCGAAAAAAGGAACAACATCATCGTCAAGAAGACCAAAGGAAGTGTCTGAACCAAACGAGTTTTCTTCGTGGTCTAGTCCAGGAACAGGAAGTTTACCAGAAGTTCCGAAGAAAtcaaggaggaagaagaagacgaaggaaACTGGAGGAGGTTCAACTAGATCGATCGGAAGATCTGACGTGGATAACATGTCTGAAACTGGTTCTGTGAGATCTATGCCTCAATTCGACAACAGAGATGACTTTTGA
- the LOC106365251 gene encoding CRIB domain-containing protein RIC6 isoform X1 — protein sequence MNNIAIVINIYIQLILIFGSIILVIKFMIESGKEEEEEIEIGNPTDVKHVAHIGWDGPSATPASAPSWMNEFKDGAGLESEQGGGEDDSSARCMSECGGRTRDLPKLPKSTRKAASEKGSPTREISSDKTKRRSSKKGTTSSSRRPKEVSEPNEFSSWSSPGTGSLPEVPKKSRRKKKTKETGGGSTRSIGRSDVDNMSETGSVRSMPQFDNRDDF from the exons ATGAATAATATTGCCATAGTAATCAATATATACATTCAATTGATACTTATTTTTGGGagtattatattggttattaaATTTATGATAGAAagtggaaaagaagaagaagaagagatagagATAGGGAATCCAACGGACGTAAAGCATGTCGCCCATATTGGTTGGGATGGACCATCCGCTACTCCTGCCTCCGCACCAAGCTGG ATGAACGAGTTCAAAGATGGTGCTGGATTAGAATCTGAACAAGGAGGCGGAGAAGATGATTCCTCCGCGAGATGTATGTCGGAATGTGGCGGTCGGACCAGAGATTTACCAAAATTACCAAAATCTACGAGGAAAGCAGCTTCCGAGAAAGGTTCTCCAACAAGAGAAATATCATCGGACAAAACTAAACGTCGGTCGTCGAAAAAAGGAACAACATCATCGTCAAGAAGACCAAAGGAAGTGTCTGAACCAAACGAGTTTTCTTCGTGGTCTAGTCCAGGAACAGGAAGTTTACCAGAAGTTCCGAAGAAAtcaaggaggaagaagaagacgaaggaaACTGGAGGAGGTTCAACTAGATCGATCGGAAGATCTGACGTGGATAACATGTCTGAAACTGGTTCTGTGAGATCTATGCCTCAATTCGACAACAGAGATGACTTTTGA